The proteins below are encoded in one region of Micromonospora sp. DSM 45708:
- a CDS encoding sensor histidine kinase → MELVDASVRVLLRTRLRPAAVTAAQGLLTALLSLTTHVALFVLSLVALLLIPAFGVGFALFPVVTGAVRICAGLHRRLARWSGVEMPTPYLPAPAGAQFGTWRRFRWVVGDPATWRDLAWLLPGAVTGAVCLAAFVLPLYGLEGLIGVPLVLRAAGVWYGYGPFWPLDNLVEAVLCVPLGALLLAAGVAAGRWLVWLHVTFAGFFLTPTRGAALALRVRQLTVTRAEAVDAQAAELRRIERDLHDGAQARLVALSMSIGLAEQLVRDDPEAVRRLLAEARETSGQALAELRGLVRGIHPPVLAERGLPGAVRALALAVPLPVEVTVDLPGRAAAPVESAVYFAVAEALANVGKHSGATRAWVELRHADGRLTAVVGDDGRGGAAPAAGGGLAGTGRRLAAFDGTMAVTSPAGGPTVISMELPCALSSPRISPCSGTG, encoded by the coding sequence ATGGAACTCGTGGACGCATCGGTACGGGTACTGCTCCGGACCCGGCTGCGGCCCGCCGCGGTGACCGCCGCCCAGGGGCTGCTGACCGCGCTGCTGTCGTTGACCACGCACGTGGCCCTGTTCGTGCTGTCGCTGGTCGCGCTGCTGCTGATCCCGGCGTTCGGCGTCGGCTTCGCTCTCTTCCCGGTGGTCACCGGCGCGGTCCGGATCTGCGCCGGGCTGCACCGCCGGCTGGCCCGGTGGAGCGGCGTCGAGATGCCCACGCCCTACCTGCCCGCGCCGGCCGGTGCCCAGTTCGGCACCTGGCGGCGGTTCCGGTGGGTGGTGGGCGACCCGGCGACCTGGCGGGATCTGGCCTGGCTGCTGCCCGGCGCGGTCACCGGCGCGGTGTGCCTGGCCGCGTTCGTCCTCCCGCTGTACGGGCTGGAGGGGTTGATCGGTGTGCCGCTGGTGCTGCGTGCCGCCGGCGTCTGGTACGGCTACGGCCCGTTCTGGCCGCTCGACAACCTCGTCGAGGCGGTGCTCTGCGTCCCGTTGGGCGCGCTGCTGCTCGCCGCCGGGGTGGCCGCCGGGCGCTGGCTGGTCTGGCTGCACGTGACGTTCGCCGGGTTCTTCCTGACCCCGACCCGCGGCGCCGCGCTGGCGCTGCGGGTGCGTCAGCTCACCGTCACCCGGGCCGAGGCGGTGGACGCGCAGGCCGCCGAGCTGCGCCGGATCGAACGGGACCTGCACGACGGGGCGCAGGCCCGGCTGGTCGCGCTGAGCATGAGCATCGGGCTGGCCGAGCAACTGGTCCGTGACGACCCGGAGGCGGTCCGCCGGCTGCTCGCCGAGGCCCGGGAGACCAGCGGCCAGGCCCTGGCCGAGCTGCGCGGGCTGGTTCGCGGCATCCACCCGCCGGTGCTCGCCGAGCGCGGCCTGCCCGGCGCGGTACGGGCGCTGGCGCTGGCCGTGCCGCTGCCGGTGGAGGTCACCGTCGACCTGCCCGGCCGGGCCGCCGCCCCGGTCGAGTCGGCTGTCTACTTCGCGGTCGCCGAGGCGCTGGCCAACGTGGGCAAGCACAGCGGGGCGACCCGGGCCTGGGTGGAGCTGCGGCACGCCGACGGGCGGCTGACCGCCGTGGTCGGTGACGACGGCCGGGGCGGGGCGGCGCCGGCGGCCGGCGGCGGTCTGGCCGGGACAGGACGCCGGCTGGCCGCGTTCGATGGGACGATGGCAGTGACCAGTCCGGCCGGTGGACCCACCGTCATCAGCATGGAGTTGCCGTGCGCGTTGTCATCGCCGAGGATCTCGCCCTGCTCCGGGACGGGCTGA
- a CDS encoding response regulator transcription factor, with amino-acid sequence MRVVIAEDLALLRDGLTRILEAFGCQVVAAVDNGPSVLPALAAHRPDVAVIDVRLPPTFSDEGLQAAVRARAELPGLPVLVLSQHVEQLYARELLADRRGGVGYLLKDRVSHVDQFVDAVRRVAAGGTVMDPEVVAQLLARRDGAGPLAELTAREREVLGLMAEGRSNAAVAARLFVTEKAVDKHINSIFSKLRMPPSGDDNRRVLAVLAYLDGADTRRQAG; translated from the coding sequence GTGCGCGTTGTCATCGCCGAGGATCTCGCCCTGCTCCGGGACGGGCTGACCAGGATCCTGGAGGCGTTCGGCTGCCAGGTGGTGGCGGCCGTCGACAACGGACCGTCAGTGCTGCCCGCGCTGGCCGCGCACCGGCCGGACGTCGCGGTGATCGACGTACGGCTGCCGCCGACGTTCAGCGACGAGGGGTTGCAGGCGGCCGTGCGGGCCCGCGCCGAGCTGCCCGGGCTGCCGGTGCTCGTGCTGTCCCAGCACGTCGAGCAGCTCTACGCTCGTGAGCTGCTCGCCGACCGGCGCGGCGGCGTCGGCTACCTGCTCAAGGACCGGGTGTCGCACGTGGACCAGTTTGTCGACGCGGTGCGCCGGGTCGCCGCCGGCGGCACCGTGATGGACCCGGAGGTGGTGGCCCAGTTGCTGGCCCGCCGCGACGGTGCCGGGCCGCTCGCCGAGCTGACCGCGCGGGAACGCGAGGTGCTCGGCCTGATGGCCGAGGGCCGGTCGAACGCCGCGGTGGCGGCCCGGCTGTTCGTCACCGAGAAGGCCGTCGACAAGCACATCAACAGCATCTTCAGCAAGCTGCGGATGCCGCCGTCCGGTGACGACAACCGGCGGGTGCTGGCCGTGCTGGCCTATCTGGACGGGGCGGACACCCGCCGCCAGGCAGGCTGA
- a CDS encoding putative bifunctional diguanylate cyclase/phosphodiesterase, whose amino-acid sequence MTQAQLEEMLQRLTERLAQAMRADPFDLRIGQQVGAELVQSHIASAEGLGRTVEVIQLRLARDLDLDVDDVQDRMSRLLATVATGYARALRDRTLDEQESIRRAAMMARAQAERALRDSEARFRHQATHDPLTDLPNRTLFTERLTAAIVAPGRGADRIGVCFLDLDRFKVVNDSLGHQVGDSLLVAVAQRLRRTLGEHLVARLGGDEFVILVERTAGTDDVVEVAEAALDAVREPALVDGHELTVSASIGIVERPVAGTSPMELMRAADSTLHWAKAAGGARWSLFDADRNRRELARYALSAAIPAALDRGEFYLDYQPLTSLRDGRVLGMEALVRWRHPELGVLRPDSFIPLAEETGLIVQLGSWVLAEACREAGTWSAADGDAPFVSVNLAVRQLHRADLVPEVRGVLGRTGLPPERLQLEITESTMMSTVVEPVRALRVLGDLGVRVAIDDFGTGYCNLAYLRDLPVNELKMAGEFVTGLRAPTGDPGGRTDERILASLVSLAHALDLTVTAEGVETAGQADRLRAIGCDAGQGWHFGRPGSALQHLTRAPAA is encoded by the coding sequence ATGACCCAGGCGCAGCTGGAGGAGATGCTGCAACGGCTCACCGAGCGGCTCGCGCAGGCGATGCGCGCCGACCCGTTCGACCTGCGGATCGGCCAGCAGGTGGGCGCGGAGCTGGTGCAGTCGCACATCGCCTCCGCCGAGGGGCTGGGCCGCACCGTCGAGGTGATCCAGCTCCGGCTGGCCCGCGACCTCGACCTGGACGTCGACGACGTCCAGGACCGGATGTCCCGGCTGCTCGCCACCGTCGCCACCGGGTACGCCCGGGCGCTGCGCGACCGCACGCTGGACGAGCAGGAGTCCATCCGGCGGGCCGCCATGATGGCGCGCGCCCAGGCCGAACGGGCGCTGCGGGACAGCGAGGCCCGGTTCCGGCACCAGGCCACCCACGACCCGCTGACCGACCTGCCGAACCGCACGCTGTTCACCGAGCGGCTGACCGCCGCGATCGTCGCGCCCGGTCGGGGCGCGGACCGGATCGGGGTCTGCTTCCTCGACCTGGACCGGTTCAAGGTGGTCAACGACTCCCTCGGCCACCAGGTCGGCGACTCGCTGCTGGTGGCGGTGGCGCAGCGGCTGCGCCGGACGCTCGGCGAGCACCTCGTGGCCCGCCTGGGCGGCGACGAGTTCGTGATCCTGGTGGAGCGCACCGCCGGCACCGACGACGTGGTCGAGGTCGCCGAGGCGGCCCTGGACGCGGTACGCGAGCCCGCGCTCGTCGACGGGCACGAGCTGACGGTGTCGGCCAGCATCGGCATCGTGGAACGGCCGGTGGCCGGCACCTCGCCGATGGAGCTGATGCGCGCGGCGGACAGCACGCTGCACTGGGCCAAGGCCGCCGGCGGGGCCCGCTGGTCGCTTTTCGACGCCGACCGCAACCGCCGCGAGCTGGCCCGGTACGCGCTCTCCGCGGCGATCCCGGCCGCGCTGGACCGGGGCGAGTTCTACCTCGACTACCAGCCGCTGACCTCGCTGCGCGACGGCCGGGTGCTCGGCATGGAGGCGCTGGTGCGCTGGCGCCACCCGGAGCTGGGGGTGCTCCGGCCGGACAGCTTCATCCCGCTGGCCGAGGAGACCGGCCTGATCGTCCAGCTCGGCAGCTGGGTGCTGGCCGAGGCGTGCCGCGAGGCGGGCACCTGGTCGGCGGCGGACGGCGACGCGCCGTTCGTCAGCGTCAACCTGGCCGTACGCCAGTTGCACCGGGCCGACCTGGTGCCCGAGGTGCGGGGCGTGCTCGGCCGCACCGGCCTGCCCCCGGAACGGCTGCAACTGGAGATCACCGAGAGCACCATGATGAGCACCGTTGTCGAACCGGTCCGGGCCCTGCGGGTGCTGGGCGACCTCGGCGTCCGGGTCGCCATCGACGACTTCGGCACCGGCTACTGCAACCTCGCGTACCTGCGGGACCTGCCGGTGAACGAGCTGAAGATGGCCGGCGAGTTCGTGACCGGGCTGCGCGCGCCGACCGGCGACCCGGGTGGCCGTACCGACGAGCGGATCCTCGCCTCGCTGGTCTCGCTGGCGCACGCCCTGGACCTCACGGTCACCGCCGAGGGGGTGGAGACTGCCGGCCAGGCGGACCGGCTGCGCGCCATCGGCTGCGACGCCGGGCAGGGCTGGCACTTCGGCCGCCCCGGCTCGGCGCTGCAACACCTCACCCGCGCGCCCGCGGCGTAA
- a CDS encoding SAM-dependent methyltransferase produces MQRPDWAPETIDIERPSVARMYDYYLGGSHNFAADRAAARAMVEAVPEAPLMAQANRAFLRRAVHYLAETGVRQFLDIGSGIPTVGNVHEIAQRIAPESRVVYVDVDPVAVAHSQEILAGNERAAVVREDLRDPAAILNHPDVNRLLDFTEPVALMIVAVLHFVPDSDRPEEILRTLRAALAPGSHLVLSQASDDGRDGTGERAEAERVYRRTDSQLFIRGRSELTALFAGFELVDPGVVWVPQWRPDAPDQAEDAERAVFMGGVGRLGG; encoded by the coding sequence ATGCAGCGGCCGGACTGGGCACCCGAGACGATCGACATCGAGCGCCCGAGCGTGGCCCGCATGTACGACTACTACCTGGGCGGCTCGCACAACTTCGCGGCCGACCGGGCCGCCGCCCGGGCGATGGTGGAGGCGGTGCCGGAGGCCCCGCTGATGGCCCAGGCCAACCGCGCCTTCCTCCGCCGGGCGGTGCACTACCTGGCCGAGACCGGGGTGCGGCAGTTCCTGGACATCGGCTCCGGCATCCCGACCGTGGGCAACGTGCACGAGATCGCCCAGCGGATCGCCCCCGAGTCCCGGGTGGTCTACGTCGACGTGGACCCGGTGGCCGTCGCGCACAGCCAGGAGATCCTGGCCGGCAACGAACGGGCCGCCGTGGTCCGGGAGGACCTGCGCGACCCGGCGGCGATCCTGAACCATCCGGACGTCAACCGGCTGCTCGACTTCACCGAGCCGGTCGCGTTGATGATCGTGGCGGTGCTGCACTTCGTCCCGGACTCCGACCGCCCGGAGGAGATCCTGCGGACGCTGCGCGCGGCGCTGGCGCCCGGCAGCCACCTGGTGCTCTCCCAGGCCAGCGACGACGGTCGGGACGGCACCGGCGAGCGGGCCGAGGCGGAACGGGTCTACCGGCGCACCGACAGCCAGCTGTTCATCCGCGGCCGGTCCGAGCTGACCGCGCTCTTCGCCGGCTTCGAGCTGGTCGACCCGGGCGTGGTGTGGGTGCCGCAGTGGCGACCGGACGCCCCCGACCAGGCGGAGGACGCCGAACGGGCGGTCTTCATGGGCGGGGTGGGGCGGCTCGGTGGCTGA
- a CDS encoding response regulator transcription factor has translation MTTSPTPATRTKVLLVDDHDLIRKGLRHAFERDRQFEVVGEAATAAEGVRQAGALQPDVVIMDLRLPDGSGLEATRALRKSSASMGIVVLTMYAGDDQLFGALEAGASAFVPKTAPADEVVAAARHAASSPSAFTAADLAEAMKRRLAPSGPQLSPREGQVLRLLADGMSVAGIAKQLFVSESTAKTHISKLYEKLGAANRAQALMTALRLGLLEAPDAPKF, from the coding sequence ATGACCACTAGCCCGACACCGGCCACCCGGACCAAGGTTCTCCTTGTCGACGATCACGACCTGATCCGCAAGGGTCTGCGGCACGCCTTCGAGCGGGACCGGCAGTTCGAGGTCGTGGGTGAGGCCGCCACGGCGGCGGAGGGTGTGCGCCAGGCCGGCGCGCTCCAGCCCGACGTGGTGATCATGGACCTGCGACTTCCCGACGGCAGTGGCCTGGAGGCCACCCGCGCGCTGCGCAAGTCCAGCGCCTCGATGGGCATCGTGGTGCTGACCATGTACGCCGGCGACGACCAGCTCTTCGGCGCGCTGGAGGCGGGCGCGAGCGCGTTCGTGCCGAAGACCGCCCCGGCCGACGAGGTGGTGGCCGCCGCCCGGCACGCCGCCTCCTCCCCCAGCGCGTTCACCGCGGCCGACCTGGCCGAGGCGATGAAGCGCCGGCTGGCCCCGTCCGGCCCGCAGCTCTCCCCCCGCGAGGGGCAGGTGCTGCGGCTGCTCGCCGACGGCATGAGCGTGGCCGGCATCGCCAAGCAGCTCTTCGTCAGCGAGTCGACCGCCAAGACCCACATCTCCAAGCTCTACGAGAAGCTGGGCGCGGCCAACCGGGCCCAGGCACTGATGACGGCGCTGCGGCTGGGGCTGCTGGAGGCCCCCGACGCGCCGAAGTTCTGA
- a CDS encoding sensor histidine kinase, whose translation MPASTSGQPQTQLLAVAARAVLLALVAALTLFATRDATQLWWIALLGVAGLPAVLAPQHRLLTPISRFAEVVVLGLAASQVAADTQLTGVTGGLGASAVLPYLAVPVTVTALRRRFSEGAALLAVAAATLLASAAFTEVDGEPQLGQVGYLAVCAQWLILAGLGLYTAGTLQRVMRVRGEGKPQPYAEATRLLTQLRTVARQLPGATLDPGGISEHLLEELRVVAKTDRGAVLSASGGGRLVVLAQIGADRVDWETTLDADSAIADAWASQQPTVSARSQARSRHSGEVSALIVPLVAGVRTVGLVVIEADTGAAYPPPVVSRVTALTGPAALRLEAALLFDEVRSLATNEERQRLAREIHDGVAQELVMVGYGIDNALATVHDDAEETADSLRTLRQEVTRVIQELRLSLFELRSEVDRHGGLAAAIAEYARTVGASGGLRVNLSLDESTARLPAATEAELLRIAQEAVTNARKHAGASNLWVTCEVDPPYARIEVSDDGHGIGDQRPEGHYGLAIMAERAERIRGRLEIRPRQPRGTTVAVVLGSSPRRDKVRGSAAAAEGE comes from the coding sequence GTGCCCGCCTCCACATCCGGACAGCCACAGACGCAGCTCCTCGCGGTCGCGGCCCGCGCGGTCCTTCTCGCGCTGGTCGCCGCCCTGACCCTGTTCGCCACCCGCGACGCCACCCAGCTCTGGTGGATCGCCCTGCTCGGCGTCGCCGGGCTGCCCGCCGTCCTGGCCCCGCAGCACCGGCTGCTCACTCCGATCAGCCGCTTCGCCGAGGTGGTGGTGCTCGGGCTGGCGGCCAGCCAGGTCGCCGCCGACACCCAGCTCACCGGCGTCACCGGCGGGCTGGGCGCGTCGGCGGTGCTGCCGTACCTGGCCGTGCCGGTCACCGTGACCGCGCTGCGCCGCCGGTTCTCCGAGGGCGCCGCGCTGCTCGCGGTCGCCGCGGCGACGCTGCTGGCCAGCGCCGCGTTCACCGAGGTCGACGGCGAGCCGCAGCTCGGCCAGGTCGGTTACCTCGCGGTCTGCGCGCAGTGGCTGATCCTGGCCGGCCTCGGCCTCTACACCGCCGGCACGCTCCAGCGGGTGATGCGGGTCCGCGGCGAGGGCAAACCCCAGCCGTACGCCGAGGCCACCCGGCTGCTGACCCAGCTCCGGACGGTCGCCCGGCAGCTCCCCGGCGCCACCCTGGACCCGGGCGGCATCTCCGAGCACCTGCTGGAGGAGCTGCGGGTGGTGGCGAAGACGGACCGTGGCGCGGTGCTCTCCGCCAGCGGTGGCGGCCGGCTGGTGGTGCTCGCCCAGATCGGCGCGGACCGGGTCGACTGGGAGACCACGCTCGACGCGGACTCGGCCATCGCCGACGCCTGGGCCAGCCAGCAGCCGACCGTCTCGGCCCGCTCGCAGGCCCGGTCCCGGCACTCCGGCGAGGTGTCCGCGCTGATCGTGCCGCTGGTTGCCGGCGTACGCACGGTCGGCCTGGTGGTGATCGAGGCGGACACCGGTGCCGCGTACCCGCCGCCCGTGGTGTCCCGGGTGACGGCGCTGACCGGCCCGGCGGCGCTGCGGCTGGAGGCGGCGCTGCTCTTCGACGAGGTGCGCTCGCTGGCCACCAACGAGGAGCGGCAGCGGCTGGCCCGGGAGATCCACGACGGGGTCGCCCAGGAGCTGGTGATGGTCGGGTACGGCATCGACAACGCGCTGGCCACCGTGCACGACGACGCCGAGGAGACCGCCGACTCGCTGCGGACGCTGCGCCAGGAGGTCACCCGGGTGATCCAGGAGCTGCGGTTGAGCCTGTTCGAGCTGCGCAGCGAGGTGGACCGGCACGGTGGCCTGGCGGCGGCGATCGCCGAGTACGCCCGCACCGTCGGCGCCTCCGGCGGGCTGCGGGTGAACCTGTCGCTGGACGAGTCCACCGCCCGGCTGCCGGCCGCCACCGAGGCCGAGTTGCTGCGCATCGCCCAGGAGGCGGTGACCAACGCGCGCAAGCACGCCGGCGCGTCGAACCTCTGGGTCACCTGTGAGGTGGATCCCCCGTACGCCCGGATCGAAGTGTCGGATGACGGTCACGGCATCGGTGACCAGCGGCCCGAGGGGCACTATGGTCTTGCGATCATGGCGGAGAGGGCGGAACGTATCCGAGGCCGGTTGGAGATCAGGCCGCGACAACCCCGCGGCACAACCGTGGCGGTGGTACTCGGCTCGTCGCCCCGGCGCGATAAGGTGCGCGGCAGCGCCGCAGCAGCAGAAGGGGAGTAA